The Gossypium raimondii isolate GPD5lz chromosome 2, ASM2569854v1, whole genome shotgun sequence genome segment AAGTtagaattttctatttataattgtTCCTGAAGTCGAAAACGTTCCATTTGGTCCTGAATAGCGTCTTTCAAAAGCGTTTCCGCTTCCTCAGTGAATGTCTTGGtagaagatatgatttcttGGAACTGAGGTTTATTCGTTTTTAAGTAAGTACGTAACTCAACGAGAAATTTCCTTACTTGTCCAATTTCTAATGAATCAAGATAACCATTCGTTCCGGTATAAATAGTACTTATCTGTTCTGCCACCGTAAGAGGAGCTGATTGGGATTGTTTAAGCAACTCACGTAATCGTTGACCTCGTGCCAATTGATTCTGAGTAGCTTTATCGAGATCAGAAGCAAATTGTGCAAAGGCTTCTAATTCGGCGAATTGGGCCAATTCCAATTTTGATTTACCAGCGACTTGTTTCATAGCTTTAATTTGAGCCGCCGATCCTACTCTGGAGACGGAAATCCCCACATTAATAGCAGGTCTGATTCCAGCATTGAATAGATCGGCGGATAAGAATATTTGTCCATCTGTAATGGAAATCACATTAGTAGGAATATACGCCGAAACGTCTCCCGACTGGGTCTCAACTATTGGTAAAGCAGTCATACTTCCTTCACCTAACTGAGAACTTGATTTAGCGGCTCTTTCTAAAAGGCGCGaatgcaaataaaaaacatCTCCTGGATAAGCTTCACGACCCGGCGGTCTTCGTAATAGAAGAGACATTTGGCGATAAGCCTGTGCTTGCTTGGAAAGATCATCATAAATGATTAAGGTGTGTCGTTCACgatacataaaatattcagCCAAAGCAGCTCCTGTATAAGGAGCGAGGTATTGTAATGTAGCTGGGGAATCCGCCGTTTCGGCTACCACAATGGTGTACTCCATCGCTCCCCTTTCTTGGAAAGTGGTCACTACCTGAGCCACAGAAGATGCTTTTTGACCGATAGCTACATAAACACATATTACATTTTGCCCTTGCTGATTGAGAATCGTATCCGTGGCTACTGCTGTTTTACCGGTCTGTCTATCCCCAATAATTAATTCTCGCTGACCACGTCCTATAGGGATCATCGAATCAATAGCAATAAGGCCTGTTTGAAGAGGCTCATAAACGGAACGTCTCGAAATAATACCTGGGGCAGGAGATTCAATTAACCGAGATTCAGAAGCTGAAATTTCACCCCGACCGTCAATAGGCTTAGCCAGGGCATTTATAACACGACCCAAATAAGCCTCACTCACTGGTATCTGAGCAATTTTTCCTGTTGCTTTTACAGAACTTCCCTCTTGTATCATCAAACCGTCACCCATTAATACAACACCAACATTATTTGATTCCAAATTTAGGGCAATGCCTATGGTACCCTCTTCAAATTCTACTAATTCACCTGCCATTACTTCATCAAGACCATGAATACGAGCAATGCCGTCGCCCACTTGAAGGACGGTACCAGTATTTACAATCTTTACTTCTCTATTATATTGCTCAATACGTTCACGGATAATATTACTAATTTCGTCGGCTCTAATAGTTACCATGagtatttcctaattattttttggaagaaaaaaaataatgccTACAATCTACAATAAagtaaaaggtaaaaaaaaggGCTAATCAGTTATTTCTTTCATCACCCCAAACAAGCCAATATTAGCGCTAATGGTGCGTAAATGTAACTCGTTGTTTAAAGAACTATTCAGAGTTCCTAGAGCTCCTTGTAAAGCTTGTTGGAAAACCCGTTGTCGGACTTGATTAATCGCTCTTTGTTGTTCAAAATAAATGgtttcatttttgtaattttctaattgttccaaaatcttataagttgaattaatcaaattcaatttttctcGTTCTATCTCAGAGTATCCATTCACTCGAAACTGATCCGCCTCCATTTCTACTTTCCGTAAGCGGGCCCGGGCCTTTTCCAGCCGTTCAATAGCCCCCCCGCGTAGTTCTTCTGAATTTCGAATAGTATTCAAGATCCTCTCTTTTCGATTATCTAATAAATCACTTAATGAAAGTAGATTAtctttccattcatttttttttatttcaaaaattccatGATCCCTTCCCGAACCAAACATGAACCTTTCGATTCATTTGGCTCTCACGCtcaattatttcttatttattggGAATTAATTCccaatatcttttttttctaatgtaaTGAGCTTACCCTCTCCCTCTCGTCTCTATTCATATTCCAAAATATCGAAACTGATTACTAATACAAGACCAGAATATTCGGAGGATTCTtctgaccaaaatagaaaatatatcaaaaactaaaagtataataaaaaaataataaatcaaagatttacatataatttgtaatttataattgTACTTAGAATTGTATAATGTATAATTGTAATTTGTCAGCaaagttgtttcttttttttcttcaaattcaaaGAATTCTTCTCCCTTTATACATAGGTCATCGATTCAGCATTGGAAAAAGGGGCTCAAATCGTTTTATCGACATGAGTGTTTTATATCGAAAaacattttgttttgaaaatatttctgTATTTAGTAACATAGTAGTAGAAAGAGTACCCTGCTGCATCTGAACTTCAAACGGGTTTGGCCTTAACCATGTTAATGGTCCCAGATTATTGGTTAATAGAGAATCAAAGTCGATGTACCAATGAATCACGAAATGCTATGGTTctataatatgattttaaaatttattcagaAGTAATTCGCGGGATCATGCACTCTTTTCTTTCCTAGTTATAATGAAAAAAGTACAACTGGGTGAATCCAGCCTATTCTTGAAATAAACAACTCGCACACACTCCCTTTCCAAAAAAGATCAATACACCAAGGACTACACTTAGATTTATTG includes the following:
- the LOC128035949 gene encoding ATP synthase subunit alpha, chloroplastic, producing the protein MVTIRADEISNIIRERIEQYNREVKIVNTGTVLQVGDGIARIHGLDEVMAGELVEFEEGTIGIALNLESNNVGVVLMGDGLMIQEGSSVKATGKIAQIPVSEAYLGRVINALAKPIDGRGEISASESRLIESPAPGIISRRSVYEPLQTGLIAIDSMIPIGRGQRELIIGDRQTGKTAVATDTILNQQGQNVICVYVAIGQKASSVAQVVTTFQERGAMEYTIVVAETADSPATLQYLAPYTGAALAEYFMYRERHTLIIYDDLSKQAQAYRQMSLLLRRPPGREAYPGDVFYLHSRLLERAAKSSSQLGEGSMTALPIVETQSGDVSAYIPTNVISITDGQIFLSADLFNAGIRPAINVGISVSRVGSAAQIKAMKQVAGKSKLELAQFAELEAFAQFASDLDKATQNQLARGQRLRELLKQSQSAPLTVAEQISTIYTGTNGYLDSLEIGQVRKFLVELRTYLKTNKPQFQEIISSTKTFTEEAETLLKDAIQDQMERFRLQEQL